In the Corynebacterium suedekumii genome, one interval contains:
- a CDS encoding hemolysin family protein: MITAVLTLLLGLVIIGLIIAANGYFVAQEFAYMSVDRNELRTRADNGDDKAKAALKVTNRTSFMLSGAQLGITVTGLLVGFIAEPLVGESLGVLLGGVGVPTAVSVGVGTVLALVVSTVVQMIFGELFPKNYTIAAPLKSSLAMARSTSIYLAVFGWLIRFFDVSSNALLRLLRIEPVEDVDSTATAEDLGHIVSSSRDSGELDPGTFLVLDRLLDFPDHDVEHAMVPRSRADVVEPATTIGEVRALMSTEHTRYPVIDDDHNPVGLVHLIDVLDSTLPEATTVTAIMRDVVVVPELMSLPDAVTALEEAQQKLACVIDEYGGFVGIITIEDLAEEILGDVGDEHDGEMSEDITATDEDEWLVDGDTPLDEIERAIGHDLPQGDFETISGLLISHTGGLVEEGEVHDIELEPEPEDYIDGEDAPVRTLRMSVEEVDRHVPSEVRIELIEEERS; encoded by the coding sequence ATGATCACAGCAGTGTTGACACTCCTTCTCGGCCTTGTCATCATCGGCCTCATCATCGCGGCCAACGGTTACTTCGTGGCCCAGGAGTTCGCGTACATGTCCGTGGACCGCAATGAACTGCGGACCCGGGCCGACAACGGCGACGACAAGGCGAAGGCCGCCCTCAAGGTGACCAACCGGACGTCGTTCATGCTCTCCGGCGCCCAGCTGGGCATCACCGTGACGGGCCTGCTCGTCGGTTTCATCGCCGAGCCGCTGGTGGGTGAATCCCTCGGTGTCCTGCTCGGCGGCGTGGGTGTGCCCACCGCCGTGTCCGTGGGCGTCGGCACCGTCCTGGCGCTCGTCGTCTCCACGGTCGTGCAGATGATCTTCGGTGAGCTCTTCCCGAAGAACTACACCATCGCCGCCCCGTTGAAGTCCTCCCTGGCGATGGCCCGGTCGACGTCGATCTACCTGGCCGTGTTCGGCTGGTTGATCCGTTTCTTCGACGTCTCCTCCAACGCTCTGCTCCGCCTGCTGCGGATCGAGCCGGTCGAGGACGTCGACTCCACCGCCACCGCCGAGGATCTGGGCCACATCGTGTCCAGCTCCCGTGACAGCGGTGAACTGGATCCGGGTACCTTCCTGGTGCTCGACCGCCTGCTGGATTTCCCCGACCATGATGTCGAGCACGCCATGGTCCCCCGTTCGCGTGCCGATGTCGTCGAGCCTGCCACCACCATCGGTGAGGTGCGGGCCCTGATGTCCACCGAGCACACCCGCTACCCCGTCATCGACGACGACCACAATCCGGTCGGCCTCGTCCACCTCATCGACGTGCTGGACAGCACCCTGCCGGAGGCGACGACCGTCACCGCGATCATGCGGGATGTCGTGGTCGTCCCGGAGCTCATGTCCCTGCCCGATGCGGTGACCGCTCTGGAGGAGGCGCAGCAGAAGTTGGCGTGCGTCATCGACGAGTACGGCGGTTTCGTCGGCATCATCACCATCGAGGACCTGGCCGAGGAGATCCTCGGCGACGTCGGTGACGAGCACGACGGGGAGATGTCGGAGGACATCACCGCCACGGACGAGGATGAGTGGCTCGTCGACGGTGACACCCCGCTCGACGAGATCGAGCGTGCCATCGGCCATGACCTGCCCCAGGGTGACTTCGAGACGATCTCGGGTCTGCTCATCTCCCACACCGGCGGCCTGGTCGAGGAGGGTGAGGTCCACGACATCGAGCTGGAGCCCGAACCGGAGGACTACATCGATGGTGAGGATGCCCCCGTGCGCACCCTGCGCATGAGTGTGGAGGAGGTGGACCGCCACGTTCCGTCGGAGGTCCGCATCGAACTGATCGAGGAGGAGCGCTCATGA